In the genome of Arabidopsis thaliana chromosome 4, partial sequence, the window CCTTCATAGCAAATAGTGCTCTCTCCAACTCAGATCATTCCAATCAAGATTCcagatttgagagagagacaagCTTTCCTTTGGATTCTGCTATATCAAAGGGGAAAAATGTGATGGATGATTTCTCTTTCAGGAGTTTGGACTGTAAGTTAGGTCATTTAGATATAGAAGCCGACCTACGAGATGCTAGTGATGATGTGATTGTTCCACTCACAGAAGGTGTTATTGATTTCCAAAGAGGTGTTTCAGGTTCAAACCTCGTGTTTCAGCAATCTTCTAACTCACAAACGAATTTTGGTCGTCCTTGCACCAGTGTTGTTGATAAGACAGAAGGCAGTGTGGTGGCAATTGAAGGACCTTCTGAAGAAGCATACCATTTGAGTAATGATAGTTGGTTATCAGGAGCAGACTCTAGAAATTCTCCTACTTTAGGTTCTTCCTCTGATGGTTTCGTTGTCAATGAGTGGGGTAACTGTGGTGTTTCTGCTCTAACCTGGGGTGGACGGGTTGTGGGGACAAGACAGGGTACAGGCTCTGTTAAAGGAAAATATGGATTTACTGAGGAAGAATACAGTGCATTTGTCAACACTTTTGAAGGTGGTTCACTTCTGTATTGCAATATGTCTTTTGAAATACTATTGAACGCAAGAAAAGAACTTGAAGAGTTGGGTTTCCCTTGTAAAGCCGTGAATGATGGCCTCTGGTTGCAGGTTCGTTGTCCTTAAACTTGCTTTGCTTTCTCATTCAGCCAGTTGTAGAAATGTTGGGATGGTTGATGTGCTTAGCGTTGATACATTTGACTTAAGGCATTTACATGAGCAATTCTAGTCTAGTGTTTCATGTTAGATTACAAATGCAataatattgttaataaatGCAATAATGTTTATGTGTTTGACTACATTTCAGATGCTTCTCAGTCAAAGGGTGCAGGAAGTTGCTGCCAACACATGCAAAAGGTGTTGCCTTATCAGTATTGCATGTGCGTGTAAACAAGGATTTGGGGTTTCACATGGTGCAACCTTCAACAATTATTATTGCCAAGAAAACGTGCAGAACAATATGATGGGAGACATGGATAACGTATATGTGCCGGAATCTTCTCAAGGCGATGGGATAGGCATCTTTAAGCCTGTCAGGATCAGTGTCAGAGGACAACATATTGATGGACTTGCCGGCATTGGATGCGAAGCTACATTTGTACCACCACCTGCTTGGCCTCCTACTCCTTTTGTGTACTCTCGTGTCCCTATTAACAGAAATGGTCAGCAATCTATTGCTAGTGATGGTTCTGAAGGTAGAATTGATCAGAGTGgagaaatttcaaaagatgGGCTGACAGCTCTTGTTGGGTTGAGCCAAGGGACAAGCGGTGTTGGTAACAATCCTCGTGGAGAACAAACTGAGGGAGGGCGTGGCAGTGGAGCTACTGTTGGAATGTCAGAACCAAAGGAACCTTCAGTAGGTACTGAGTGGGAGAACGCAAGTTGTACCATATCACTTGATACAAAGACACCTTTGTGTCACTTTCCTCCCTTTCGTTTTGGGTAACGTTTCCAGCCTTATTTACTTGTAAACAACACTCTTGGTTTATTCCAATTGCGGTGACTCCTTGATTTGTCCTGTTTGGCAAAATAGTTCCTCTCAGATGTGTCTTTTTCATTGCTGCAGAGTTGAATTTGAAGATGTCCACAGACTCGCTAACGGTCATGTAGAGCATTCTCCTGAATTCTTCTATGCTGGTTCTCTGTGGAAGGTATCAGAAACTCACAACTAAGTCGTCAAGCTTTTCTCTTCGAGCTGTTCTTGCTTTCTAAGAATGAAATATGGGTTTTGATAAGATGTTTTAATACCATATCCAGATTAGCATACAGGCTTTCAATGATGAAGATCCTCAAGGACGCCGAACTATCGGTAACCCGAGTTAACACAATGACAAGATCACATGTTTTCCTCACGTTAGATTGGTCTGTCATAGTATACATAACTTTGATAATCAATATCTACAGGATTATTTCTTCACCGCCGCAAAGCAGAGATAGTGGATTCAGTAAGGAAGGTTAGTTTTCTGTGGTCTATTGTTATAAAAGAGCTGTTTAGAGCTACTTAAATTGTCATGTCTTGTGAAATAACAATCTCTTCTGCCACATTCAGGTCCATGTTTACATAGATCCTCGTGACAAAGTGACTGCACGTTACCAGGTATGTTACAAATATCTATTTGCAAGTTCTCGTTGAAATTCATATAAGATTCCATTTCTAAGCCCTTGTTTTGATGCATCTAGTCATGGTTTCCTCATAAGTtatatcattttcattgtTCTTGTAGCTTATCTGCCCGTCGAAAAGAGAAGTGATGTTGTTTGGGAGCTTTAAACAGAGAGGAACTCTTCTGCCTAAAGCTCCCAAAGGGTGGGGATGGCGCACCGCACTGCTCTTTGATGAGCTCTCGGAACTTCTCCAGAACGGTGCTCTGAGAGTGGCTGCTGTTGTTCAGCTCGTTTAGAGGTGTCTTAAACCCGAGAGTTGTATgtaaaaaaactcaacaaaatcCACATTTTGAAGTTAACCCTCTtaataaatagtatatattCTACTTCCTTAAACTGTGGATGTGTTTGTATAAATGAGTCACAGAAACTATTTGAGAGAAATATCAAGTTTTCAGAATAAGAATGTCTTTTTATATAACAGTCAACTGCATCATCCAACAATTGGAGAATCCAAGGAGGAGAGCCAAGATCAGGGTACGACAACATCTACAAAGTACCAAACATAAGTAACATACAACACATTCTAACACTAAAGAACAGCGACAAAATGGTAACTTGGTAATAGCAAAAACATAACAACTCTCAATAAGACCAAACACAAACGGCGTAGTTTAATCAATAATAATGAACCGGAACCTACCGGTTCAAGCAATCGGTTCATGGTTAACAATTAACAAGTAAATGTAAAACCCTATTGGTACACCCTTGCCGGAGAGAAGCTTTTGTCTCACCACTCACCGTCACAACTTGTGCTTCCTCTCGTCCTCGTCGCCGTCGTCAGAGAGAAAACGATTAAAGCTGGTGGTATGGggagagataaagaagataagaCAGAGATGGATTCGGTTGTTCCATGGATGAGAGCTCCGGTTGACGTCAGCAATGTCGAAAACTGCGCTCTCGATACCCTCCCTTGCCTTAATCCCAAGTAAACATCGTTTATCTGTTTAAAAGTTTTTCGTTTTGATTGAATTATCTTTCTGTTTACGACTTTTGACTGAAACTTGGGCTTCGGGAAATCTAGGCAACACAACAGCGTTTTGACCTTACTATGTCAAAGTTGTTCGTTTCTAAAggttaaattttgatttggttgcaGTTAGAGATTTCTCGAGTTATTATTTGCTCTTTCGAATTGGAGTATTAGATACTCAAATAGTATACACTTCTGTTAATACTGAAGTAAAACACCTCCAAATTTGCTTAGTGTTAAACTGATGTTCTGtctcttgctcttcttcttcttagatcaatttcttgtttgaaaattttacCATATACTTACAATATTCATACGAGTAAGAAGAACTGTTTTGGATCACTTGGTGCGTGATGAATGCCtcatttttcaagttttgatgTGATAGGTTGAAGAAGGCATTGGAGAACATGGGCATATCTTCACTATTTCCAGTGCAAGTTGCAGTTTGGCATGAAACTATAGGGCCAGGTGGTTTTGAAAGAGACATCTGTGTTAACTCTCCAACAGGAAGTGGAAAGACTCTTTCTTATGCTTTACCAATTGTGCAGCTCCTTGCATCTCGTCCTGTGAGATGCCTTCGTGCTTTAGTCGTATTGCCAACACGTGATTTAGCCTTGCAGGTAGGTTCTCACTTATGCTTTTTTGTCTATATCGCAAGCATATGGTGTACTGTACTCAAGTCTTCCGTTTTCACATTTCTAAGTTTAGGTTAAAGATGTATTTGATGCAATAGCTCCAGCTGTAGGATTATCTGTTGGCTCAGCTGTGGGTCAATCTTCTATAGCTGGTGAAATCTCACAGCTTATCAAGACACCTAAACTTGATGCGGGAATATGCTATGATCCCGATGATCTTTCTCAAAACCTTGAAAGTGCTGTGGACATATTAGTAGCAACACCAGGAAGGCTGATGGATCATATCAACAACACCAAGGGCTTTACGCTTGAGCATTTGCGTTACCTTGTATGCAGAATTTCCTGATTTGCCTTCTCAgttcttcttgttcttagTTTCCGTTTGATCGATGAAGCTAATTGTTTCAGGTTGTTGATGAAACCGACAGATTGCTTAGGGAGGCATATCAATCCTGGCTACCAACTGTTCTGCAACTGACTCAGACATCTGACGATAGCCTATTTCCTTCATTTACACCATTTGTTCCTTCCGCTTTTGGTTCTCTGCAGACTGTTCGTAGACAGTGAGTTCCGTGTTACTAGCTTATTTCTTTTCGTATGCTAATAGTAGTCACATAATAACATGATCATGTTAAACGTTGTAATCAAAACTGATTAAAAAGAACTAATGTGATGTCTGCTTTAAAATCTCAGAAGTGTGGAGAGAGGATTCAAGGGTAAACCATACCCAAGGCTGGTGAAAATGGTACTATCAGCTACATTGACGCAGGATCCAAGCAAGCTTATTCAGCTTGACCTGCATCACCCGTTATTCATGACAACTGGAGGAAGCCGATACAGACTACCTGAGAAGTTGGAATGTCTTAGACTGGTATATATGTGCCTTTAATGTGTCGGTTTTCATCAAGTTTGTGCTTTAACAGAAGATTTATCTACAAAAGCTTATCTCCACAACTTTCTTCCCATGTCTTTTAACAGATTTGCGAAACCGGAATGAAGCCTGTATATTTGGTTGCTCTCCTAAAATCATGGGAAGGTGAAAAGTGTATCATTTTCACATCTTCCGTTGAGACAACTCGTCGTCTATGCAAGTTACTCAACTTTTTTGGTgacccaaaaataaaagcaaaagagtATTCAGGTGGTCTTAACCAATCACTTCGGAGGTAATATTCGAATCTTGCATTACTTAGTAGCACCGTATACTATCTTTGGAACTCAGAACTAACGAATTCTTCTCATTTATTGAACAAAATTTGCCTGCAGCAAAGAACTAAAAGCGTTTAGAAAAGGTGATATCCAAGTTCTTGTTGCATCTGATGCTCTAACACGTGGAATGGATGTTAAAGGGGTAacaaatgttattaattatgatATGCCACCATTTGCAAAGACCTTCATCCATCGTGCTGGACGGACAGCTAGAGCAGGCCAGGCTGGCCGCTGCTTCACATTGCTGAGTAATCATGAGGTAAACTGATATTATGTACTACACAAACACAGAAACATTCTTTCTCTATATGCTTGTCCACGTTCTCTATATGCTTGTCCACGTATGTGTAAACACAAGCTTGAGGTACCTCAGATAAAAGATACTAGGTAAAGCATTGTGTCTGAAACAGGGAAGAAGATTCAGTTTCATAATCTTGTGCTCACCTCACTGAATCATTAATCTCTTAGGATAAATGTATAGGAAGACTGCTGGAACCCACCCTCTATCTGATCCTCTGCTACTTTTTATATACTGAAGCTCTTGACTCTAGCTCCATTTGCTCATTcggatatataaaaatttcagGTAAGGCGTTTCTCGAAGCTCCTGGAGAAAGTTGGGAGTGATTCATGTCCTATCTATCCGATCCCGCCTACTTCATTAGATTCCATTCGTGCCACTTACACACCCGGTAAGTACCTAGCCTTGTGTATATAGCTCTAGGAAACACTCTGCAGATAGACATGAAAAATAGGGGAGTAATGTGGAATTGAGAATCAGCACTGCTGCTTAGTTGTTAAACCTCTTAATGAGCATGTGAATTTAGATTTAGAGCATTACTTTACAAATGTAGATTTAGAGTTTTATGGAACCCTGTCAGTGCATAGGAGACATTAGAGGCCATTGAATCTGTTAACTATATTttggtaatgatgatgatgaagtcaTTTCTCATTTCAGCTCTAGAGAAGCTCAAGGAGTTGGTTGAGTCAGAAGCACCCAAGAAAGGAAGACAAGCTTTTAGACATAATTCAAGAACGGGTAACTCCCAAACCAAACTTAACAAACCGAGATCAGAAGCATAGTTCTCCTGTGATGATCCCTCGGGTGTGTCGGGTCAAGTACAAGTTATTGGGTTTGGATATTTCTTGACTTAACATTGTTCGTTGAGGCGAAGAATCCATTGTATTACTGAGAAACTACAGTATAACGCTGACACAATTCGTCacaaaaattttgaaactattTTTGCTATAAATGTTTAGTTTCCAATTGCACTTCGTAGAATAATCTCAGattattttcttagatttttggatattagtatttattactaattgtcaaaaaattaaaatttagaagacttcgtcaaaaaatatatatttacctttatcaattaataaaaaaattcaatccCGAATTAGGACTAAtgtaaaaattgatacaaatcgataaattaataagataaaaaaaaattttgaaaatattatataactaTATGGTCTCATCaatagtataaattaataattatataaattcactaatatatatattataaatattatatgtaaaatatgactgtaataattttttttttcagtttttaataattctttGTAGTGTtcaattctaatattttacaacatcaaaaaaatttgtattgttttttagACTTAATCATTGCTTTTTACTTGTAATTACTAttgattataaagaaaaaaactacattttttatcgaatttttgtaagaatttacaaactttgtacaattttataaatttatcgataaattaatacctttctaaattaatcaattttttgtcccaatattattaatttatagaggtaatactgtaataattttttgaatttaccTCTAACTGAATCCTTGGACCAGTGGCAATATGGGTAAATATCTCAAACTATgcattgtttcttaattttaaaataaataaataagaaattgtGTTTACAACGGTATTATTTTGTATGAAACGAGAGCCTTTTCTTTCACTCAGAATAAAACCATACCTTTCTCCTAATTTTTCTTACgaagatcaaaatcaagaaacgaCGACGAAACACTCCACCACTAAGATTCCGTTTACTATCATTgtctcatctcttttttttttggcaaaaacaTTGTCTcatctctattttttgttttttgggtgTTTTCTATCATTATCTCCTCTCTGGTTTTGAATCCTTGGAACCCAAGAAAACGAAACCCAAATCCCAATCTTCATCACTCAATCTCTTGTGGTAAGAAATTTCTTGGGTTTGAAGAGTTCATATGTTTGTTTACTCAGTTTCGGTTCCGTTTGTGAAACACCCAATTGCTTTCTTATTTCCTTTCGCagttcaaaattaaaatcaagatATCGagaaatttttctttatttcttatgAGTCAAGATCAAAAACCCttactttctctttatttcCTTAGGCAGagttcaaaatcaaaaccaagaagatATCGCTACTTGAGTCTATACGCTCCCAGTCACCACCAAATCAATTGGCACTCTGAACTGAGAGAATGGAGGTGAGATATTTGATCCTTACTCTTACTTAGTTCCGGTTAAAGCATATGAAAGActcaaatttttttacttttgacaCAGAGgcataaagaagaagataacggTGGAGACATGATCGACAAGTGGGAGTGACATACAAGGGGAATAGGTTCTAAGTTGATGTCGAGGATTGGTTATCGAAAATTATCTCGTTTGGGCGCCTTGGGAAATGGCATCTTAGAGCCTATCCTAGTAGTCGTTCTTCCACCGAGGGTCTCCCTAGACATTGCTCTTTATCTTATTACTAGGGACAAAGAGGAAcgcaagaaagaaaaggaggaAAGAATCAGAAGTGGGAAAAGGAAGGACGAGGCAATGAGCATACACAACGACATTGTTTAGCAGCTCCATGAGCAAAACGTCCTTTCATCGGAATCATTTGACAAGGGACAAGACATGCATGTGGAAGCCAATCCATCCCAAGCTGTCTTCCTCTCCAACAACCCTGATGGTGCAAAAGAAGCACTGAACTCTCTGACACAGGAGAAAAGCATGGAACAAAATGCATCTACAGAGGATTTTGAGCTTATTAACAAGGAAGAATATGATAGCAAGaataagaggaagagaaggagcCGAGGTTGGAAAAGAAAGCGTGAGAAGAAGTTTGTGTAAAAACTTTAGAATTATAAAAAGTGATTTCTCATTAATCATCTAATGTGACATTACATCAGTATATATAGTACACAAGATGAGTAAATAACTAGAATCATGTAAATGGAAGCTTAATCATAATTATGCTCATATAAGGTTAATACACCCCCCTCAAGCCAAAGGAACCAAATGTGAGAAGAGGCTTGAAACAGATAGTCGACCAAGAATCGAATAAAATGGACCCGGATGCAAGGGCTTGGTCAGTACATCTGCAAGTTGATTACCCGAAGATACATGTAGAACACTCATAAACCCATTCTGCACTTGATCACGAGTTGTGTGACAATCTATTTCCACATGTTTGATCATCTCATGAAAAACAGGATTTCCAGCAATACTCAGGGCTGACTTGTTGTCACAAAAAAGCTTCGGAGAAAATCCATAGCAATGTGTAAATCTTTCAACATTTGAACCAGTCGGTGATGTATAACCCTGAGGCAAACTCATGTATATCTCTTCATCTAAATCACTATGCAAGAAAGCATTAGTGACGTCCATCTGTGTTAAACTCCATCCAAACCTTGCTGCTAAACCAAGAATCAACTTCACACTAGCCAATTTAGCCACAAGAGAAAAGGTATCAAAGTAATCGACTCCTTCATGCTGTGTAAAGCCTTTAGTAACAAGACGAGCTTTATATCTTTCTACGAGCCATCTGTAGTATACTTAATAGTATAAACCCACTTACAGCTAACAACATTCTTACCTTGAGGCAAAGAAACCACACTCCATGTTTTATTAAGTTCCATAGCTTCAAGCTCCACATCCATAGCTTTTGTCCATTGTAGTGATATTATGGCTTGCTTAAAAGTTTTGGGTTATGTTTCAAGAGATATTGAAAAGATAAATTGCTGAAAAGGGGATTTAAGTGTTGTATAAGGGAGAACAGATGAAAGAGGATATGGTGTGGTGACTTTTATCGGTGATGGAGGCTTAGAAGTTTGAATGAGACAATTCAGATAAGTAACTTGGTACCTTAGTAGGGTGTTTCGGTCTGACCTTAGGTACTGAAATCACTGCAGTATCTGTAGTAACAGTCTCCCTAGAACCAAATGATGTACTAGGTGGATTTTGTGTATGATGTGTTTgagatgatggtgatgaatgATGCGCAGTATGTATGTCAGATGAATCTAATGCAACAGGAATAGGTAATGGTGTAATAGATGCAGGGAAAACATCACACGAATCTGTCAGATGCATTGTATCATATGGAAAGACAGTTTCATGAAACACCACATTACGAGAGACTGAAATGATATTAGTATCAAGATTTAAAACCAGATGCATAACCTAAGAAAACACATTCATTTGCACGTTGACTGGACTTATGTCTATCTTTCTGTAAAGTAGaaacataacataaacaaCCAAAGCAACGTAAGAAATCATAAGCAGAGCTTTCTTAGTTAACAATTCTATTGGTGACAAGTTTTTCAGTAATCGAGATGGAGTTCTATTTATCAGAAAAAACTGCAGTTTTAGAagacttcaaaaaaataaaaaaacttcgTAGAGTTATGAACAAATTTGTGGGGTTCAAATGATGTGAATTCCGCTAAATTGTTGGAGACATGATTCTTCCATCAGATCTCCACACattttgttattcaattaacaaaaaaaaagatagaaatagAAGCtgaaataaaaaccaaatatactaattatattgtttcaaaGACGAATAAgatcaacaaacaaagatgTGATATGATCCTTAAATCTTCCTTCGGGATGTGTGTATTCTTCGCCAGACCTATAAGTGAACTCTAtcatttttccaaaatcaatGGCCCGCTTTAGAATTTGCCGCGGCACACTCTTTGTTGTCTTTAATATCTCCTCGTTCACAGTTGTATCCAAGTCCCTAGCCATCTTTTGAAGCCTTGTGAAAGTTTCCTCCTCGGTAACTTTGTATTGCTTCATATAGTACATGATGGCATTAACATCAAACCCTCTGCTCATGTCACCCTGTTAGATATTACTAGTCATGTTTAACGTATAATGTCTTGATCACTaaccaaacaagaagaaacgcTTGATCATACAATTTTTGGTACCTCAAAGCCGGCTATGTCATTCATTAGACGAGCCCTTTTAGCCTGAGCCTCAACAAATTTTGGTCTGGATTTTAGCCATTTATAAGCTTGTTCCCTAGAACTTTGTCCCAACCCAAGAAAACTGCATGCTATACTTACATACATTGTTACTTCGACTCCTCCAATCTCCAAGTACTCGTCAAATGTAGGCACCACGTCTCCTTGTTCCCACTTGGTAAAGCAAAAGTTGGATCTTAAGTATACCTTGAACTGCTTATTAGGAGCATATAGAAGCACGTTAAACAACATCtaactatttaattttttgatatttggatgttacttatatatatacactaccTCTTCAAGTGCACCTTGCACGTCATAAGACAATCCCTCTTCCATTATGCCTGCGTTTTCACACTCTTCGAAAGTATTCCAAGCGAACTTGAAGACGGTTTTCATATAATCTGGTAAACTGTCCATGCAATCTGGATCCCATCTGTACATGCATACTGAGATATTTGTACGGGATAtatattcaccaaaaaaatttaccCTATGatctattatatatgaaaCCATATTTCTagaaaaatttgatttcttaatgttttgtgttcatatattttatgattttacatagatattaaagaaatagacagaataaatatatttagtcaCGTAAAGTATTGGAATAATTAATGTATTTGATTTCACTTAGGATCTCTAATCTATTTCACTAGGATTTTCTTTCATGGTTGGGTTGGCACTGGCCTTTGAGATAAGATACGCATTCGTGTTTGGATGATGTTACCTTTCCACGCATTGAACAAGAGCTGCAACTTCAGAAACATTACCGTATCTATCACACGTGTCATCAACAAGGGTGAAGACTGTGTTGATCTTAGCTAGTGAAACTCTCCCAAGTGAAAATTGTGGCTCGAAATATATCATTATTGCAAATAAATAGCATTCGATCAATCTATCCCTGAAGTAAGGTGGGAGTTTAGATGCAAGGTCTTGCTGCTTCCACCATCTGCAAAACATGTCAATGACTATTGTCAACTTGTATCGCAAAAAACATATAGCTAGAAGCACGAAAAATCTAGAGTATAGTACTTGGTCAGAGTTTTCAATTCTTGAATCCAATTTAGCTgcaaaaacttgaaattgaTCTTGGCAAATCTAAGTAGCATCTTGTtgtgatcttcttcttgttcatagAAAGAAATGTATTCCCTCGCGAATATCATTTCGGCATTGTAATGTTGAGGCATGCAAAGAGCATTTCGTATACGCATTAAGATATGGGGAGAACTTGCTCCAGCTCTAGCTAACGACTCCAAGTTTCTTGTAGTGAAGCTTAACGCTTCCTCCAAGATATCTTCTCTTGTTGTCCTTAAGTGAGCAGCTTCATACAAACTCACCATGCCCTTGACATCACTGGTTATAGATTCCATAAACTTTTCATTCTCCCCTTTGAATCTCTTGAAAACATCTATTGGTCAATAGGAGAATCTTGTTAATACATATGAATcgattacaaaaaaatgtacTGGTAGATAACTTTTACCGGTAGACATGTTGTAACCGTATGTCCTGAAAACCCAAAACATGATGGAAATCGTGTACAAATCATCTTCACCGGCTATCATCTCCTGTATCTTTTCAAAACCCTCTTCTAGACTCTGCTCAATCTCATCTTCAAAGTGAAACGCTACACCAAGGCTCACaagcatatatatgaaaagaatCCTCTTCTTGGTCGACTCAATGCTTTTCGAAGAAAACATGAGCATCTCCCCTACTTCCGGCTTTAGTCTCTCAATCTCTTGGGCAAGGGCATTCATTTCCTAACAATAATATCATATGTTCATACCCGTTACATCGatcttttacatttattatatatatgtttgtcaGTGTGTATTATAGACTCACCGAGACATCAACTTGAGCAGAGAGGAAATGGTGACCCCATTTTGAAAGCGGCAGTCTCTTGAACTTGCGATTACTTTCTTGATCATGACAGGCCCGAGTAGGGGTGGCCTTCATGCGAACAAGCTTTCCATGCTGACCTGAAAATGACTTGTGGGGAAAGCTAGAGAGTTTTCTTACCGAAAATAAATTGGAACGTAAAGGAAGAGAGAGTATAGATCCATAAGCTGATATGCATTGCATGTTTACTACTAGTGATATGGAATACATTTTCACCACCAAATTTATAGGCAAAACATAAGCGTTTTCATTAAGTCAtcttttgaaaagttttgGAAGAATGTATATTAATATCCCcatatttatcttcttcagtGTATAATACAATCTATGTTGGGACCATGatattttctgaatttatagtgatattagtttatctttaaattgatatttattaatCTATATagatctttttttaattatttaattttttaaagaatacGAGTTGACACAATTCAATATACATCAAATTAATGACTTGGATGTTGAAATTTGTGTAGTATtagaattgaaaatttaatatttcaaaaaactcATTTGACAATAAATCACAATGACTATAACTGAATTCATTTATATAATAGATATACATACATCTAAGTTTATGATTAATAACCTCAACTATCAGATTTTTAAATGTAGTAGactattgaaatgaaaataatgCAGATTAAGAAGTTGTATACTTATAAAAACTTATGACTAATTGTATTAGGAAGTTATAAACGATACTACAATATGATAGTTTTAAAACACAAcataatttaatgaaaattagAGACAAAATCATTGTTTGATGTAATAATAGTTCAAGACAAACTCTAACAAACATTCAATagttcaaaaaatatttaaactatagattatatatattatcgtatatatattatatttttgtggttattaatttatgatgttattaaaatcatattttttatatagggttttaaaaaattgttaacttattattttatcaaattatgttaaattttacattcacaCGACTTGAaactaatataatattatcttcttgtatttattaatttatcaaaaattaatttgtagaggttttactgtaaaacatgtttagtttttcattttttaaaaaacctcCAAGTGGCAAAAATAAGATCCATCTCCATCTAAAAAAGTGCAAACAAATCTCCATCATTTAAAAATCAACGTTAACAT includes:
- a CDS encoding BTB/POZ domain-containing protein (BTB/POZ domain-containing protein; CONTAINS InterPro DOMAIN/s: BTB/POZ (InterPro:IPR013069), BTB/POZ fold (InterPro:IPR011333), Kelch related (InterPro:IPR013089), BTB/POZ-like (InterPro:IPR000210); Has 3394 Blast hits to 3343 proteins in 148 species: Archae - 0; Bacteria - 0; Metazoa - 3006; Fungi - 79; Plants - 135; Viruses - 80; Other Eukaryotes - 94 (source: NCBI BLink).); its protein translation is MDQEYRNSRTTVTHHQHHHQMRMTVPPPPSPQPSPPVLPHAESDQSTSELRSLDCNLTSLCDHIQSEGFGSGAFSDVVVKAMGSSYHLHRLILSRSSYFRTMLQGPWKEASSPVVNLLVDDKNVNGDAISVALAYLYGYHPKLDDDNAFRVLAAASFLDLQDLCAICTDFIISELRTSNFLAYQVFAESQDYGIHGERVRNACWGYLCQSGAVELREMLPKLSAQTLCALLTSDELWVPSEEKRFELALYAFIANSALSNSDHSNQDSRFERETSFPLDSAISKGKNVMDDFSFRSLDCKLGHLDIEADLRDASDDVIVPLTEGVIDFQRGVSGSNLVFQQSSNSQTNFGRPCTSVVDKTEGSVVAIEGPSEEAYHLSNDSWLSGADSRNSPTLGSSSDGFVVNEWGNCGVSALTWGGRVVGTRQGTGSVKGKYGFTEEEYSAFVNTFEGGSLLYCNMSFEILLNARKELEELGFPCKAVNDGLWLQMLLSQRVQEVAANTCKRCCLISIACACKQGFGVSHGATFNNYYCQENVQNNMMGDMDNVYVPESSQGDGIGIFKPVRISVRGQHIDGLAGIGCEATFVPPPAWPPTPFVYSRVPINRNGQQSIASDGSEGRIDQSGEISKDGLTALVGLSQGTSGVGNNPRGEQTEGGRGSGATVGMSEPKEPSVGTEWENASCTISLDTKTPLCHFPPFRFGVEFEDVHRLANGHVEHSPEFFYAGSLWKISIQAFNDEDPQGRRTIGLFLHRRKAEIVDSVRKVHVYIDPRDKVTARYQLICPSKREVMLFGSFKQRGTLLPKAPKGWGWRTALLFDELSELLQNGALRVAAVVQLV
- a CDS encoding BTB/POZ domain-containing protein; the protein is MDQEYRNSRTTVTHHQHHHQMRMTVPPPPSPQPSPPVLPHAESDQSTSELRSLDCNLTSLCDHIQSEGFGSGAFSDVVVKAMGSSYHLHRLILSRSSYFRTMLQGPWKEASSPVVNLLVDDKNVNGDAISVALAYLYGYHPKLDDDNAFRVLAAASFLDLQDLCAICTDFIISELRTSNFLAYQVFAESQDYGIHGERVRNACWGYLCQSGAVELREMLPKLSAQTLCALLTSDELWVPSEEKRFELALYAFIANSALSNSDHSNQDSRFERETSFPLDSAISKGKNVMDDFSFRSLDCKLGHLDIEADLRDASDDVIVPLTEGVIDFQRGVSGSNLVFQQSSNSQTNFGRPCTSVVDKTEGSVVAIEGPSEEAYHLSNDSWLSGADSRNSPTLGSSSDGFVVNEWGNCGVSALTWGGRVVGTRQGTGSVKGKYGFTEEEYSAFVNTFEGGSLLYCNMSFEILLNARKELEELGFPCKAVNDGLWLQMLLSQRVQEVAANTCKRCCLISIACACKQGFGVSHGATFNNYYCQENVQNNMMGDMDNVYVPESSQGDGIGIFKPVRISVRGQHIDGLAGIGCEATFVPPPAWPPTPFVYSRVPINRNGQQSIASDGSEGRIDQSGEISKDGLTALVGLSQGTSGVGNNPRGEQTEGGRGSGATVGMSEPKEPSVGTEWENASCTISLDTKTPLCHFPPFRFGVEFEDVHRLANGHVEHSPEFFYAGSLWKISIQAFNDEDPQGRRTIGNPS